A genomic segment from Chitinophaga flava encodes:
- a CDS encoding DUF2911 domain-containing protein yields the protein MKHLLLAAFFCATTTLGFAQEKERKSPHVNVENKDIKVVYGQPSKKGRVIFGTLEPWGKVWRTGADEATEITFKKDVVFGGKSVKAGTYTLFSIPDQKKWTVILNSKLGQWGAYDYEKIKGQDVASVQVPRETLKAPVEKLTFTLPGNAVVFEWDDTKVSVPVK from the coding sequence ATGAAACACCTTTTATTGGCAGCCTTCTTCTGCGCCACTACTACTCTCGGTTTTGCCCAGGAGAAAGAAAGGAAAAGTCCTCATGTAAACGTAGAAAATAAAGACATTAAAGTTGTGTATGGCCAGCCTTCCAAAAAAGGCAGGGTTATATTCGGCACCCTGGAACCATGGGGTAAAGTATGGCGTACCGGTGCTGATGAAGCTACTGAAATCACTTTCAAAAAAGATGTGGTATTTGGTGGTAAATCTGTAAAAGCAGGTACCTATACCCTGTTCTCCATTCCTGACCAAAAGAAATGGACGGTGATCCTCAACAGCAAACTGGGTCAGTGGGGCGCTTACGACTACGAAAAAATCAAAGGCCAGGACGTAGCATCTGTACAGGTGCCACGCGAAACCTTAAAAGCACCAGTGGAAAAACTCACCTTTACACTGCCAGGCAATGCTGTAGTGTTTGAATGGGATGATACCAAGGTGTCTGTACCGGTGAAATAA
- a CDS encoding ATP-binding protein: MLANPFPGNNSGNLKLEDGFDALQTILCRQQNALDIVSWLHASFTDNKPSQVCQELLLQLMALTESQGGFIGEIEKDYNHLPYLVVQSISNMPLHNGVQQYFGARPERGQHFTNLSTLFGTVILNGQPVFSNHPATDEPYTIAIFQSFLGIPITLHGETIGLIALVNKPCGYDLSLIPLLQPIALTYGALLHNYRTQSCRERLEITNKQLSSELHALTASLDDIVFEVDENKVFTRVWCNQQHLLFIPEDEIVGKAMADVLGEYAYAFSKLADTLLQTGDPQSYEYADIRQDMPYWYALKMRLMPATDSTPRRILLLIQNITRRKRSELELRQLNADYARSIQILDITQQMGLIGGWEFNLVTGQVFWTKQVYAIRELPENFMPVYHDLEFYHPEDKHLVETAKEQLLRYHQKYCIDLRHISAKGTVKWVRTTGIPVYTNDRLTHFRGIIMDIDKQKKAELELEQARKTAENAARSRSEFLSVMSHEIRTPLNAIIGISGIMKDEPCTDHSELLHNLRFSANHLLGLVNDILDLSKIEAGKVTLEYIELDLRDLIQGIAGNYQPLAIAKGLQLNTKVDDNVPARLLGDPVRLGQILNNLLNNAIKFTNEGCVCVTLQLEKNSAGTASISFSVTDTGIGIPPDIQERIFETFVQGDSATTREYGGTGLGLSITRKLVELMNSHITVDSTPNQGTTFRFSVSFNTPADTAVPETAPVIIPENLLTGMRMLVVEDNKINRKVMQLQLNRTGAVVTLAVNGKEAVLRMQEQTFDGVMLDLHMPEMNGYETIPYIKQMQPHAFIIVLTADIMPDAIERLQELSIRDILPKPYKAEDLYRLLYTYKK, from the coding sequence ATGCTGGCTAATCCCTTTCCTGGCAACAACTCTGGGAACCTCAAACTTGAAGATGGCTTTGATGCACTGCAAACAATCCTTTGCCGGCAACAGAACGCCCTGGACATCGTTTCCTGGCTGCATGCCAGCTTTACAGACAACAAACCTTCACAAGTTTGCCAGGAACTACTGTTACAACTGATGGCACTCACCGAAAGCCAGGGAGGCTTTATCGGAGAAATAGAAAAAGACTATAACCACCTTCCTTATCTGGTGGTACAGTCTATCAGCAACATGCCATTACATAACGGTGTACAACAATACTTCGGGGCACGTCCTGAACGCGGCCAGCATTTCACCAACCTCAGTACCCTCTTCGGAACTGTCATCCTCAATGGGCAACCGGTGTTCAGCAATCACCCGGCCACCGACGAACCATACACCATCGCTATATTCCAGTCCTTCCTGGGCATCCCTATTACCCTGCATGGAGAAACCATTGGCCTCATAGCACTGGTTAATAAACCCTGCGGTTATGACCTCTCCCTGATCCCACTACTTCAGCCTATAGCACTTACCTACGGCGCCCTGCTACATAACTACCGTACACAGAGCTGCCGCGAAAGACTGGAGATCACCAACAAACAACTCTCATCAGAACTGCATGCCCTCACCGCATCCCTTGATGATATTGTATTTGAAGTGGATGAAAACAAAGTCTTCACCCGTGTATGGTGCAATCAGCAACACCTGCTGTTTATACCAGAAGATGAAATCGTAGGCAAGGCAATGGCAGACGTATTGGGCGAATATGCCTACGCCTTCAGCAAACTGGCCGATACCCTGCTGCAAACAGGCGATCCCCAGTCTTATGAATACGCCGACATCCGGCAGGATATGCCCTACTGGTATGCTTTAAAAATGCGTCTGATGCCGGCTACGGACAGCACTCCCCGGCGCATCCTGCTCCTCATACAAAACATCACCCGACGCAAACGCAGCGAGCTGGAACTACGTCAGCTTAATGCTGATTACGCCCGGAGTATTCAGATACTGGACATCACTCAACAAATGGGACTCATCGGCGGATGGGAGTTCAACCTTGTCACCGGACAGGTATTCTGGACCAAACAGGTGTACGCCATCAGGGAACTACCGGAGAACTTTATGCCCGTATACCATGATCTGGAATTTTATCATCCGGAAGATAAACACCTGGTAGAAACAGCCAAGGAACAGCTGCTTCGTTATCATCAGAAATATTGCATAGACCTGCGGCATATCTCCGCCAAAGGCACCGTCAAATGGGTACGCACCACCGGCATACCCGTATACACCAACGACCGCCTTACCCATTTCCGTGGCATCATCATGGACATCGACAAACAAAAGAAGGCAGAACTGGAACTCGAACAAGCCAGAAAAACCGCTGAAAATGCCGCCAGGAGCAGAAGCGAATTCCTTTCTGTCATGAGCCATGAAATACGCACACCGCTCAACGCCATCATCGGTATTTCCGGCATCATGAAAGATGAGCCCTGCACAGACCATTCGGAACTGCTGCATAACCTGCGGTTTTCAGCCAACCACCTCCTCGGTCTGGTCAACGATATCCTGGACCTCAGCAAGATAGAAGCCGGGAAAGTAACACTCGAATATATTGAACTGGATCTCCGTGACCTCATTCAGGGCATTGCCGGTAACTATCAGCCACTGGCCATCGCCAAAGGATTACAACTGAATACGAAGGTAGACGACAACGTACCCGCCCGCCTCCTCGGCGACCCCGTACGACTCGGACAGATCCTGAATAACCTCCTCAACAACGCCATCAAATTTACCAATGAAGGTTGTGTATGTGTGACGCTGCAACTCGAAAAAAACAGTGCAGGCACAGCATCCATCAGTTTTTCCGTCACTGATACCGGTATCGGCATACCTCCCGACATTCAGGAACGGATCTTCGAAACCTTTGTACAAGGCGACTCCGCCACCACCCGCGAATATGGTGGCACCGGACTGGGATTGTCCATCACCCGCAAACTGGTGGAGCTGATGAACAGCCATATTACAGTAGACAGCACTCCTAATCAGGGCACTACCTTCCGGTTCTCTGTTTCGTTTAATACGCCCGCCGATACTGCTGTTCCCGAAACAGCTCCCGTCATCATCCCGGAAAATCTGCTTACAGGCATGCGCATGCTGGTAGTGGAAGACAATAAGATCAACCGCAAGGTCATGCAGCTGCAGCTAAACCGTACCGGCGCCGTAGTAACACTGGCCGTCAACGGTAAAGAAGCCGTCCTCCGCATGCAGGAACAAACCTTCGATGGCGTGATGCTGGACCTTCATATGCCCGAGATGAACGGTTATGAAACTATTCCCTATATCAAACAAATGCAACCCCACGCGTTTATCATAGTGCTCACCGCCGATATTATGCCGGATGCTATCGAACGCCTGCAGGAGCTGAGTATACGGGATATCCTGCCCAAGCCCTACAAGGCGGAAGACCTCTACCGCCTGTTGTACACCTATAAAAAATGA
- the bioA gene encoding adenosylmethionine--8-amino-7-oxononanoate transaminase, with product MSTTKGNLSARDLEVIWHPYTQMQTAPAPIGIVRGEGACLYDEDNNAYIDATSSWWVNIHGHAHPHIAKQLAAQALELQHCIFAGYTHPPAVNLAERLLQILPANQRRVFYSDNGSTAVEVALKMALQYWDNKGQRRHKIIAFKNAYHGDTFGAMSVSGRSVFTRVFDDFLFEVHFLDVPTPDNIDHLIADIKAQQPDQIAAFIFEPLLQGSGGMIMYDIPAFDQLLSFCKDNHILLIADEVMTGFGRTGKNFAMEYVQTAPDMVCLSKGLTGGSMALGITTSTSNIYEAFLSADKLKTLFHGHSFTANPLACTVALASLDLFTDPACAQQRQRIHEKHQHFLQELTSMAPVKNPRLLGTILAFELVTDGADGYTNQLADHLHRFFRSKRIMLRPLGNTLYILPPYCITNEQLDLVYASIRELVSQLH from the coding sequence ATGTCAACAACAAAAGGAAACCTGTCTGCCAGAGACCTCGAAGTGATCTGGCATCCATATACTCAGATGCAGACTGCTCCTGCTCCTATCGGTATCGTACGTGGCGAAGGCGCCTGTTTATATGATGAAGACAATAACGCATACATCGACGCTACGTCGAGCTGGTGGGTCAATATCCACGGACATGCACATCCGCATATCGCAAAACAGCTAGCCGCTCAGGCACTGGAACTGCAACACTGTATTTTTGCCGGATATACCCATCCTCCCGCTGTAAACCTCGCAGAAAGGCTGCTACAGATACTACCTGCCAACCAGCGCCGGGTGTTCTATTCCGATAATGGCTCCACCGCTGTCGAAGTCGCCCTGAAAATGGCATTACAATACTGGGACAACAAAGGCCAGCGCAGACATAAAATCATCGCTTTTAAAAATGCCTATCACGGCGATACCTTTGGCGCCATGAGCGTCAGCGGACGCAGCGTGTTTACCCGCGTTTTCGACGATTTCCTGTTTGAAGTGCACTTCCTCGATGTGCCCACTCCCGATAATATTGATCACCTGATAGCTGATATCAAAGCGCAACAGCCCGATCAGATCGCGGCCTTTATTTTCGAGCCGTTATTACAAGGCTCCGGCGGCATGATCATGTACGATATCCCGGCTTTTGACCAGCTGCTGAGCTTCTGCAAAGACAACCACATCCTGCTCATCGCCGACGAAGTGATGACCGGCTTCGGCAGAACCGGTAAAAACTTTGCGATGGAATATGTGCAAACAGCACCCGATATGGTATGCCTCTCCAAAGGACTCACCGGCGGTAGTATGGCGCTGGGCATTACCACCAGCACCAGTAACATATACGAAGCCTTCCTGTCGGCAGACAAGCTTAAAACACTGTTCCATGGCCACTCTTTCACTGCCAACCCTCTGGCATGCACAGTAGCCCTGGCCAGCCTGGACCTCTTTACAGATCCGGCCTGTGCCCAGCAACGTCAACGTATACACGAAAAACATCAGCACTTTCTCCAGGAGCTTACATCCATGGCGCCCGTCAAAAACCCGCGCCTGCTGGGTACCATCCTGGCTTTCGAACTGGTTACTGATGGAGCAGATGGTTATACCAACCAACTGGCCGACCACCTGCACCGCTTCTTCCGTTCCAAACGGATCATGCTCCGGCCTCTGGGTAATACACTCTATATCCTGCCTCCGTACTGTATTACCAACGAGCAGCTGGACCTGGTGTATGCCAGTATTCGTGAACTGGTGTCACAACTGCATTAA
- a CDS encoding SRPBCC family protein, whose translation MQAFFIILGALIVLVLGLFIFSLFLPPVVKVERSLVIPATADRIFPLINVVRNWELWSPWKEQDPDISITYGEKDSGAGASYSWKSHNRNIGTGHMTITESRPDQYIATDTDFMNMGIAKGAFRLDPVGEGTLLTWSMTCNMGQHPLRKVMGLMMDKWVGNDFEKGLEGLKRLVVRN comes from the coding sequence ATGCAAGCCTTTTTTATTATTCTGGGGGCGTTGATCGTCCTGGTATTGGGGCTTTTCATTTTTAGTTTATTCCTTCCCCCTGTGGTGAAAGTGGAGCGTTCGCTTGTCATTCCTGCTACGGCAGACAGAATTTTCCCGTTGATCAATGTAGTACGTAACTGGGAGCTGTGGTCGCCCTGGAAAGAACAGGACCCCGACATATCTATCACCTATGGGGAAAAAGATAGTGGTGCCGGCGCCAGCTACAGCTGGAAAAGCCATAACCGTAATATTGGCACCGGGCATATGACCATTACAGAATCCCGGCCAGATCAATATATCGCTACTGATACTGATTTTATGAATATGGGCATTGCGAAAGGGGCGTTCCGGCTTGATCCGGTGGGTGAAGGCACGCTGCTTACCTGGAGCATGACCTGTAACATGGGGCAGCATCCGTTACGGAAGGTAATGGGCCTGATGATGGATAAATGGGTAGGTAATGATTTTGAGAAGGGGCTGGAAGGATTAAAACGATTGGTTGTTCGTAATTAA
- a CDS encoding SRPBCC family protein encodes MRLFKLLGISILVLGIFAFLLSLMFPSTAVVERTGVIQAPIDSVYAVVNNLKAWEKWNPWSRPDTTAQLVYSSQTSGAGASYSWQGQLNSGKVLILDSEPDKGVHYMMDIQNMRPVKGGIELKKTADGKATAIFWHMEIKLGLLPWWKLRGFLADRIYGPAMNEGLNRLNELCTHQ; translated from the coding sequence ATGCGTTTATTTAAATTGTTAGGTATCAGCATTCTTGTATTGGGCATTTTTGCCTTCCTGTTATCGCTGATGTTTCCCTCTACCGCGGTGGTAGAACGTACCGGTGTTATTCAGGCGCCAATAGATTCTGTATACGCGGTGGTGAATAACCTCAAAGCCTGGGAAAAGTGGAACCCCTGGAGCCGTCCGGATACTACGGCACAGCTGGTATATTCCAGCCAGACTTCCGGCGCCGGTGCCTCCTATTCCTGGCAGGGCCAGCTCAACAGTGGTAAGGTCCTGATTCTGGACAGTGAACCCGATAAAGGGGTGCATTATATGATGGATATTCAGAACATGCGGCCGGTAAAAGGTGGGATCGAACTGAAAAAGACCGCTGATGGAAAAGCTACGGCCATATTCTGGCATATGGAAATAAAACTGGGACTGCTGCCCTGGTGGAAACTGAGAGGATTCCTGGCAGACCGCATCTATGGCCCTGCTATGAATGAGGGGCTGAACAGGCTGAATGAGCTTTGCACTCACCAGTGA
- a CDS encoding ABC transporter permease: MNGVKYSQWRAMLAITKGSFRGIFRSPSAVVFSLGFPLVFILVFGFIGNSSVSVKVGVDRHTDISSGFYQGLSQVKTVKLVADQSAAEMEDDLKKGRIVAILNIIPQPGSDSVLHYQVNIKTSTASDVNKKAILQSVLKEVAARMDAHTYPRPSVATFVSEEIPGRVFKTIDFILPGQLGFALMSAAVFGTAFLFYSLRQTLVLKRFFATPIKRTYIVLAEALSRMIFQLISSVIIIGLGHFAFGFTLVHGWATFAEMLVLSVFGLLVFMGFGFVVSSLAKNESTIPPLANIFTLPQFLLAGTFFPIDSFPSWLQPICKLMPLTYLIDALRKIAFEGLHLWHVGWDIAILTLWGVVVYAVAVKVFRWE, encoded by the coding sequence ATGAATGGAGTGAAGTACAGCCAGTGGAGGGCCATGCTGGCCATAACAAAAGGAAGTTTTAGAGGTATATTCAGAAGCCCTTCAGCGGTGGTTTTCAGTCTGGGATTCCCGCTTGTGTTCATTCTGGTATTCGGATTTATCGGTAACAGCAGTGTATCTGTGAAAGTGGGTGTAGACAGGCATACCGATATCAGCAGCGGGTTTTATCAGGGTTTGTCGCAGGTGAAGACCGTTAAACTGGTGGCCGATCAATCGGCTGCTGAAATGGAAGATGACCTGAAAAAAGGCCGTATTGTGGCCATCCTCAATATTATCCCCCAGCCAGGGTCCGACAGTGTTCTCCACTATCAGGTAAATATTAAAACATCTACAGCTTCTGATGTCAATAAAAAAGCCATTTTACAATCGGTGCTGAAAGAGGTGGCTGCCCGAATGGACGCCCACACTTATCCCCGCCCTTCTGTAGCTACTTTTGTGAGTGAAGAAATACCGGGCCGTGTATTTAAAACAATCGACTTTATATTGCCGGGTCAATTGGGTTTTGCGCTGATGAGCGCGGCCGTGTTTGGCACCGCTTTCCTTTTTTACAGCTTACGTCAGACGCTGGTACTGAAGCGCTTTTTCGCCACTCCTATTAAACGCACCTATATAGTGCTGGCAGAGGCACTGAGCCGTATGATCTTCCAGCTGATCAGTTCTGTGATCATCATCGGGCTGGGGCATTTCGCCTTTGGATTTACGCTGGTGCATGGATGGGCCACTTTCGCTGAAATGCTGGTTCTGTCTGTTTTCGGGCTGCTGGTATTTATGGGCTTTGGTTTTGTGGTGAGCAGCCTGGCCAAAAATGAGAGTACTATTCCGCCATTGGCTAATATTTTTACTTTGCCACAGTTCCTGCTGGCAGGTACCTTTTTCCCGATAGATTCTTTCCCGTCCTGGCTGCAGCCTATCTGCAAGCTGATGCCGCTGACCTATCTCATTGATGCGCTGCGGAAAATAGCTTTTGAGGGGTTGCATCTGTGGCATGTGGGCTGGGATATAGCCATTTTAACCCTTTGGGGAGTGGTGGTGTACGCTGTGGCGGTGAAGGTATTCCGTTGGGAGTAG